One part of the Sarcophilus harrisii chromosome 5, mSarHar1.11, whole genome shotgun sequence genome encodes these proteins:
- the ITGB1 gene encoding integrin beta-1 isoform X2, which translates to MSLQLIFWVGLVSCSISQVLSQTGGNDCLKANAKSCGECIQAGPNCGWCTNSSFLQEGMPTSARCDDLEALEKKGCRPQDIENPRGHKTIRKNKNVTNRSKGTAEKLQPEDITQIQPQQLTLKLRSGEPQTFALKFKRAEDYPIDLYYLMDLSYSMKDDLENVKSLGTDLMYEMKRITSDFRIGFGSFVEKTVMPYISTTPAKLRNPCTGDQNCTSPFSYKNVLSLTDKGEVFNELVGKQHISGNLDSPEGGFDAIMQVAVCGSLIGWRNVTRLLVFSTDAGFHFAGDGKLGGIVLPNDGRCHLENNVYTMSHYYDYPSIAHLVQKLSENNIQTIFAVTEEFQAVYKELKNLIPKSAVGTLSANSSNVIQLIIDAYNSLSSEVILENSKLPEGVTINYKSYCKNGVNGTGENGRKCSNISIGDEVQFEISITSNKCPKKDTETIKIKPLGFTEEVEITLQFICECECQSEGLPNSPECHEGNGTFECGACRCNEGRVGRHCECSTDEVNSEDMDAYCRKENSSEICSNNGECVCGQCVCRKRDNTNEIYSGKFCECDNFNCDRSNGLICGGNGVCKCRVCECNPNYTGSACDCSLDTSSCMASNGQICNGRGICVCGSCKCTDSKFQGATCEMCQTCLGVCAEHKECVQCRAFDKGEKKDTCAEECPYFNITKVKSREDLPQPGQREALSHCKEKDVDDCWFYFTYSVNGNNEVVVHVVETPECPTGPDIIPIVAGVVAGIVLIGLALLLIWKLLMIIHDRREFAKFEKEKMNAKWDAGENPIYKSAVTTVVNPKYEGK; encoded by the exons GTGGAAATGATTGCTTAAAAGCAAATGCAAAATCATGTGGAGAATGTATACAAGCAGGACCAAATTGTGGATGGTGTACAAACTCC tcatttttacaAGAAGGAATGCCTACTTCTGCCCGGTGTGATGACTTAGAAGCATTAGAAAAGAAAGGCTGCCGTCCACAGGATATAGAAAATCCTCGAGGCCACAAAACTATccgtaaaaataaaaatgtgacaaATCGCAGTAAAGGTACAGCAGAAAAACTCCAGCCTGAAGACATTACCCAGATCCAACCACAGCAGCTAACCTTGAAGTTACGTTCGG GAGAACCACAAACATTTGCATTAAAATTCAAGAGAGCTGAAGACTACCCTATTGACCTCTATTATCTTATGGATCTCTCTTACTCTATGAAAGATGACTTGGAGAATGTGAAGAGTCTTGGAACAGATCTAATGTATGAGATGAAGAGAATCACTTCAGATTTCCGAATTG GATTCGGCTCCTTTGTAGAGAAGACTGTGATGCCGTACATCAGCACCACACCGGCCAAGCTCAGGAACCCTTGCACAGGCGACCAGAACTGTACCAGTCCCTTCAGCTACAAGAATGTGCTCAGCCTTACAGACAAGGGGGAGGTGTTTAATGAGCTTGTGGGGAAGCAGCACATTTCTGGCAATTTGGACTCTCCAGAAGGGGGATTTGATGCCATTATGCAGGTTGCAGTCTGTGGG TCATTAATTGGCTGGAGAAATGTTACACGACTATTGGTTTTTTCCACTGATGCTGGTTTTCACTTTGCTGGAGATGGTAAACTTGGTGGAATTGTTTTACCAAATGATGGAAGATGTCACCTAGAAAATAATGTATACACAATGAGCCATTATTAC GATTATCCTTCTATTGCTCATCTTGTCCAAAAACTAAGTGAAAATAACATTCAAACAATTTTCGCAGTTACAGAAGAATTTCAGGCTGTTTACAAG GAACTGAAGAATTTGATCCCCAAGTCAGCAGTGGGAACATTGTCTGCAAATTCCAGCAATGTAATTCAGTTGATCATTGATGCATACAAT tcCTTATCTTCAGAAGTCATTCTGGAAAATAGCAAATTGCCAGAGGGAGTAACAATAAATTACAAATCTTACTGCAAAAATGGAGTGAATGGGAcgggagaaaatggaagaaaatgttccaATATTTCCATTGGTGATGAG GTTCAGTTTGAGATTAGTATAACTTCCAACAAATGTCCTAAGAAAGACACAGAAACCATCAAAATTAAACCTCTAGGTTTCACTGAAGAAGTAGAAATTACACTTCagtttatctgtgaatgtgagtGCCAGAGTGAAGGCCTCCCAAATAGTCCAGAATGTCATGAAGGAAATGGAACATTTGAATGCGGGGCCTGCCG GTGCAATGAGGGACGTGTTGGTAGACATTGTGAATGTAGTACAGATGAAGTAAACAGTGAAGACATGGATGCTTACTGCAGGAAAGAAAACAGTTCTGAAATTTGCAGCAACAATGGAGAATGTGTCTGTGGACAATGTGTTTGTAGAAAGAGAGATAATACAAATGAAATTTATTCTGGCAAATTTTGTGAATGTGACAATTTCAACTGTGATAGATCCAATGGATTGATTTGTGGAG GAAATGGTGTTTGCAAGTGTCGAGTTTGTGAATGTAACCCCAATTACACTGGCAGTGCCTGTGATTGTTCTTTGGATACATCTTCATGTATGGCATCAAATGGGCAGATTTGCAACGGCCGAGGAATATGTGTATGTGGTTCCTGTAAATGCACCGATTCTAAATTTCAAGGGGCCACTTGTGAAATGTGTCAGACTTGTCTTGGTGTCTGTGCTGAGCACAA AGAATGTGTTCAGTGCAGAGCTtttgataaaggagaaaaaaaagacacatgTGCAGAAGAGTGTCCATACTTCAACATTACCAAAGTAAAAAGTCGAGAAGACCTACCCCAGCCTGGCCAGCGAGAGGCTCTATCCCACTGTAAAGAGAAGGATGTTGATGATTGCTGGTTCTATTTTACATATTCGGTCAATGGAAACAATGAAGTTGTTGTTCATGTGGTGGAGACACCAG AGTGTCCCACTGGTCCAGACATCATTCCCATTGTAGCTGGAGTGGTTGCAGGAATTGTGCTGATTGGTCTTGCATTACTGCTGATTTGGAAGTTGCTGATGATAATACATGACAGAAGAGAATTTGCTAaatttgaaaaggagaaaatgaatgcaaaatggGATGCG ggTGAAAATCCAATTTACAAGAGTGCAGTGACAACTGTGGTCAACCCCAAGTATGAGGGCAAATGA
- the ITGB1 gene encoding integrin beta-1 isoform X1, with protein sequence MSLQLIFWVGLVSCSISQVLSQTGGNDCLKANAKSCGECIQAGPNCGWCTNSSFLQEGMPTSARCDDLEALEKKGCRPQDIENPRGHKTIRKNKNVTNRSKGTAEKLQPEDITQIQPQQLTLKLRSGEPQTFALKFKRAEDYPIDLYYLMDLSYSMKDDLENVKSLGTDLMYEMKRITSDFRIGFGSFVEKTVMPYISTTPAKLRNPCTGDQNCTSPFSYKNVLSLTDKGEVFNELVGKQHISGNLDSPEGGFDAIMQVAVCGSLIGWRNVTRLLVFSTDAGFHFAGDGKLGGIVLPNDGRCHLENNVYTMSHYYDYPSIAHLVQKLSENNIQTIFAVTEEFQAVYKELKNLIPKSAVGTLSANSSNVIQLIIDAYNSLSSEVILENSKLPEGVTINYKSYCKNGVNGTGENGRKCSNISIGDEVQFEISITSNKCPKKDTETIKIKPLGFTEEVEITLQFICECECQSEGLPNSPECHEGNGTFECGACRCNEGRVGRHCECSTDEVNSEDMDAYCRKENSSEICSNNGECVCGQCVCRKRDNTNEIYSGKFCECDNFNCDRSNGLICGGNGVCKCRVCECNPNYTGSACDCSLDTSSCMASNGQICNGRGICVCGSCKCTDSKFQGATCEMCQTCLGVCAEHKECVQCRAFDKGEKKDTCAEECPYFNITKVKSREDLPQPGQREALSHCKEKDVDDCWFYFTYSVNGNNEVVVHVVETPECPTGPDIIPIVAGVVAGIVLIGLALLLIWKLLMIIHDRREFAKFEKEKMNAKWDAQENPIYKSPINNFKNPNYGRKAGL encoded by the exons GTGGAAATGATTGCTTAAAAGCAAATGCAAAATCATGTGGAGAATGTATACAAGCAGGACCAAATTGTGGATGGTGTACAAACTCC tcatttttacaAGAAGGAATGCCTACTTCTGCCCGGTGTGATGACTTAGAAGCATTAGAAAAGAAAGGCTGCCGTCCACAGGATATAGAAAATCCTCGAGGCCACAAAACTATccgtaaaaataaaaatgtgacaaATCGCAGTAAAGGTACAGCAGAAAAACTCCAGCCTGAAGACATTACCCAGATCCAACCACAGCAGCTAACCTTGAAGTTACGTTCGG GAGAACCACAAACATTTGCATTAAAATTCAAGAGAGCTGAAGACTACCCTATTGACCTCTATTATCTTATGGATCTCTCTTACTCTATGAAAGATGACTTGGAGAATGTGAAGAGTCTTGGAACAGATCTAATGTATGAGATGAAGAGAATCACTTCAGATTTCCGAATTG GATTCGGCTCCTTTGTAGAGAAGACTGTGATGCCGTACATCAGCACCACACCGGCCAAGCTCAGGAACCCTTGCACAGGCGACCAGAACTGTACCAGTCCCTTCAGCTACAAGAATGTGCTCAGCCTTACAGACAAGGGGGAGGTGTTTAATGAGCTTGTGGGGAAGCAGCACATTTCTGGCAATTTGGACTCTCCAGAAGGGGGATTTGATGCCATTATGCAGGTTGCAGTCTGTGGG TCATTAATTGGCTGGAGAAATGTTACACGACTATTGGTTTTTTCCACTGATGCTGGTTTTCACTTTGCTGGAGATGGTAAACTTGGTGGAATTGTTTTACCAAATGATGGAAGATGTCACCTAGAAAATAATGTATACACAATGAGCCATTATTAC GATTATCCTTCTATTGCTCATCTTGTCCAAAAACTAAGTGAAAATAACATTCAAACAATTTTCGCAGTTACAGAAGAATTTCAGGCTGTTTACAAG GAACTGAAGAATTTGATCCCCAAGTCAGCAGTGGGAACATTGTCTGCAAATTCCAGCAATGTAATTCAGTTGATCATTGATGCATACAAT tcCTTATCTTCAGAAGTCATTCTGGAAAATAGCAAATTGCCAGAGGGAGTAACAATAAATTACAAATCTTACTGCAAAAATGGAGTGAATGGGAcgggagaaaatggaagaaaatgttccaATATTTCCATTGGTGATGAG GTTCAGTTTGAGATTAGTATAACTTCCAACAAATGTCCTAAGAAAGACACAGAAACCATCAAAATTAAACCTCTAGGTTTCACTGAAGAAGTAGAAATTACACTTCagtttatctgtgaatgtgagtGCCAGAGTGAAGGCCTCCCAAATAGTCCAGAATGTCATGAAGGAAATGGAACATTTGAATGCGGGGCCTGCCG GTGCAATGAGGGACGTGTTGGTAGACATTGTGAATGTAGTACAGATGAAGTAAACAGTGAAGACATGGATGCTTACTGCAGGAAAGAAAACAGTTCTGAAATTTGCAGCAACAATGGAGAATGTGTCTGTGGACAATGTGTTTGTAGAAAGAGAGATAATACAAATGAAATTTATTCTGGCAAATTTTGTGAATGTGACAATTTCAACTGTGATAGATCCAATGGATTGATTTGTGGAG GAAATGGTGTTTGCAAGTGTCGAGTTTGTGAATGTAACCCCAATTACACTGGCAGTGCCTGTGATTGTTCTTTGGATACATCTTCATGTATGGCATCAAATGGGCAGATTTGCAACGGCCGAGGAATATGTGTATGTGGTTCCTGTAAATGCACCGATTCTAAATTTCAAGGGGCCACTTGTGAAATGTGTCAGACTTGTCTTGGTGTCTGTGCTGAGCACAA AGAATGTGTTCAGTGCAGAGCTtttgataaaggagaaaaaaaagacacatgTGCAGAAGAGTGTCCATACTTCAACATTACCAAAGTAAAAAGTCGAGAAGACCTACCCCAGCCTGGCCAGCGAGAGGCTCTATCCCACTGTAAAGAGAAGGATGTTGATGATTGCTGGTTCTATTTTACATATTCGGTCAATGGAAACAATGAAGTTGTTGTTCATGTGGTGGAGACACCAG AGTGTCCCACTGGTCCAGACATCATTCCCATTGTAGCTGGAGTGGTTGCAGGAATTGTGCTGATTGGTCTTGCATTACTGCTGATTTGGAAGTTGCTGATGATAATACATGACAGAAGAGAATTTGCTAaatttgaaaaggagaaaatgaatgcaaaatggGATGCG CAAGAAAATCCGATTTACAAGAGTCCTATTAATAATTTCAAGAATCCAAACTATGGACGTAAAGCTGGTCTCTAA